The following are encoded together in the bacterium genome:
- the atzF gene encoding allophanate hydrolase has protein sequence MTIESLRAEYDGGRSPLDVVDETFARIAASADPAAWIALRDAHAVRREAAALRDADRGRLPLWGVPFAVKDNIDVAGIDTTAACPPFAYRPRADATAVARLRAAGALVIGKTNLDQFATGLVGVRSPYGIPRCVFDPAYVSGGSSSGSAVAVARGEVAFALGTDTAGSGRVPAAFNHVVGVKPTRGLIGAGGVVPACQSLDVVSVVAASCGEADLVRRAAQGADPRDPYSRSAPARPLPRCGLRVGVLAARDRDFEGDAAAAAQYDRAVAGAAARWETRKIDYAPFRETAALLYDGPWLAERWLALADALARHGEAVDATVRALVEPAARLTAADAFRGLHRRAALAARAAAVWEAVDVLLLPTAPTQPRVDAVLADPIRRNAPLGRYTNFVNLLDYCAVAVPAGFRPDGLPFGVTLIAPAFADDDLAAIADQLHRALEPTWGLARAPLPEGLPAACRGGGVRLAVVGAHLTGLPLNHQLVERGAALVARTRTAGGYRLYALPGSAPPKPGLVRDAAASGPGIEVEVWELSIPAFGAFVAEVPPPLAIGTVVLADGDRVKGFVCEPAAVVGAEEITRFGGWRAYLAAR, from the coding sequence ATGACGATCGAGTCCCTGCGGGCCGAGTATGACGGGGGGCGATCGCCGCTCGACGTGGTCGACGAAACCTTCGCCCGCATCGCGGCGAGCGCCGATCCCGCCGCGTGGATCGCGCTGCGCGATGCGCACGCGGTGCGCCGCGAGGCGGCGGCGCTGCGCGACGCGGACCGCGGGCGGCTGCCGCTGTGGGGCGTGCCGTTCGCGGTGAAGGACAACATCGACGTCGCCGGCATCGACACCACGGCGGCGTGCCCGCCCTTCGCCTATCGGCCGCGCGCCGATGCGACCGCCGTCGCGCGGCTGCGCGCCGCCGGGGCGCTGGTGATCGGCAAGACCAACCTCGACCAGTTCGCCACCGGCCTGGTCGGCGTGCGGTCGCCGTACGGCATTCCGCGCTGCGTCTTCGACCCCGCGTACGTGTCCGGCGGCTCGAGCTCCGGCTCGGCGGTGGCGGTGGCGCGCGGCGAGGTCGCGTTCGCGCTCGGCACCGACACCGCCGGCTCCGGCCGCGTGCCGGCGGCGTTCAACCACGTCGTCGGCGTCAAGCCGACGCGCGGCCTGATCGGCGCCGGCGGCGTCGTGCCGGCGTGCCAGTCGCTCGACGTGGTCAGCGTCGTCGCCGCCAGTTGCGGCGAGGCCGACCTGGTGCGGCGCGCCGCCCAGGGCGCGGATCCGCGCGATCCCTACTCGCGCTCGGCGCCGGCGCGGCCGTTGCCGCGGTGCGGTCTGCGCGTCGGCGTGCTGGCGGCGCGCGACCGCGACTTCGAGGGCGACGCGGCGGCGGCGGCGCAGTACGACCGGGCGGTTGCCGGCGCCGCCGCGCGGTGGGAGACGCGCAAGATCGACTACGCGCCGTTCCGCGAGACGGCGGCGCTGCTGTACGACGGCCCGTGGCTGGCGGAACGCTGGCTCGCCCTCGCCGACGCCCTGGCGCGCCACGGCGAGGCGGTCGACGCGACGGTACGGGCGCTGGTCGAGCCCGCGGCCCGCCTCACCGCCGCCGACGCCTTCCGCGGTCTGCACCGCCGCGCCGCCCTGGCGGCGCGCGCCGCCGCGGTGTGGGAGGCGGTCGACGTGCTGCTGCTGCCGACGGCGCCGACCCAGCCGCGGGTCGACGCCGTGCTCGCCGATCCCATCCGCCGCAACGCGCCGCTCGGCCGCTACACCAATTTCGTCAACCTGCTCGACTACTGCGCGGTCGCCGTGCCGGCGGGCTTCCGCCCCGATGGCCTGCCCTTCGGGGTGACCCTGATCGCGCCCGCCTTCGCCGACGACGACCTCGCCGCCATCGCCGACCAACTGCACCGAGCGCTGGAGCCGACCTGGGGTCTGGCGCGCGCGCCGCTGCCGGAAGGGCTCCCGGCGGCCTGCCGCGGCGGCGGCGTGCGCCTGGCGGTGGTCGGCGCGCATCTCACCGGCCTGCCGCTGAACCACCAGCTCGTCGAGCGCGGCGCCGCGCTGGTGGCGCGCACCCGCACCGCCGGCGGCTACCGGCTCTACGCCCTCCCCGGCAGCGCGCCGCCGAAGCCGGGCCTGGTGCGCGACGCCGCTGCCAGCGGCCCCGGCATCGAGGTGGAAGTGTGGGAGCTGTCGATCCCCGCCTTCGGCGCCTTCGTCGCCGAGGTCCCGCCGCCGCTGGCGATCGGCACCGTCGTCCTCGCCGATGGCGACCGCGTCAAGGGCTTCGTCTGCGAGCCCGCCGCGGTCGTCGGCGCCGAGGAGATCACCCGTTTCGGCGGCTGGCGCGCCTATCTCGCCGCCCGTTGA
- a CDS encoding TorF family putative porin encodes MSTTTRIAVIVCSVLAIHATRGWAQEPGGEAESTETAGQVKAEDKAASEKTSWLPGGLSGNVAVYSDYSFRGISQTKRNAAIQGGIDWNHDSGIFLGTWASPVDFGDAYMESDWYGGYQGAIDNFSYKASVTYFYYPNFATANYWEFGAFFGYDFGVLSVNTGFIGSPDYFGSLGTGEYVPFGFAIPIGTVSCPFPGKEWENCFDLGFSANAGYTHSDEQIFPNTHHYWDYNAGLTATMPFNLALDFRFVGTDVENFSGFDNAGGNRFVFGAKYSF; translated from the coding sequence ATGAGCACCACCACACGTATCGCCGTGATCGTCTGCAGCGTGCTGGCGATCCACGCCACACGCGGCTGGGCGCAGGAGCCAGGCGGCGAGGCCGAGTCGACGGAGACCGCCGGCCAGGTCAAGGCGGAGGACAAGGCAGCGTCGGAGAAGACCAGTTGGCTTCCCGGCGGCCTGTCCGGCAACGTCGCGGTCTACAGCGACTACTCCTTCCGCGGCATCTCGCAGACCAAGCGCAACGCGGCGATCCAGGGCGGCATCGACTGGAACCACGACAGCGGCATCTTCCTCGGCACCTGGGCTTCGCCGGTCGATTTCGGCGACGCCTACATGGAGAGCGACTGGTACGGCGGCTATCAGGGGGCGATCGACAACTTCTCGTACAAGGCGAGCGTCACCTATTTCTACTATCCGAACTTCGCCACCGCGAACTACTGGGAGTTCGGCGCCTTCTTCGGCTACGACTTCGGCGTCCTGTCGGTGAACACCGGCTTCATCGGGTCGCCGGACTACTTCGGCTCGCTCGGCACCGGCGAGTACGTCCCCTTCGGCTTCGCGATCCCGATCGGCACCGTCTCCTGCCCCTTCCCTGGCAAGGAGTGGGAGAACTGCTTCGACCTCGGCTTCAGCGCCAATGCCGGCTACACGCACAGCGACGAACAGATCTTCCCGAACACGCACCACTACTGGGACTACAACGCCGGCCTGACGGCGACGATGCCGTTCAATCTGGCCCTCGACTTCCGCTTCGTCGGCACCGACGTCGAGAACTTCTCGGGCTTCGACAACGCCGGCGGCAACCGCTTCGTCTTCGGCGCCAAGTACAGCTTCTGA
- a CDS encoding TetR family transcriptional regulator gives MAPTRRTQAERSAATQAKLLDAALDCLVELGYAGTTTTVVAERAGVSRGAQLHHFPTRAALVAAAVEHLYRRMTAEYQRGFAALAPRAERLRGAIRLLWSMYSSRHFPAVLELFTAARSDGELRAHLEPIASRHERNVHRLARAYFPEAARLGRRFDATLALVLDAMQGMASSDARRGPVSIAARLDFLHDIAAAALASATEPS, from the coding sequence GTGGCTCCCACCCGCCGGACCCAGGCCGAACGCAGCGCCGCGACCCAGGCGAAGCTGCTCGACGCGGCGCTCGACTGCCTGGTCGAGCTCGGCTACGCCGGCACGACCACGACCGTGGTCGCCGAGCGCGCCGGGGTGTCGCGCGGCGCCCAGTTGCACCACTTCCCGACCCGCGCCGCCCTGGTCGCCGCCGCCGTCGAGCATCTCTACCGGCGCATGACGGCGGAGTATCAGCGCGGCTTCGCCGCCCTGGCGCCGCGCGCCGAGCGGCTGCGCGGCGCCATCCGGCTGCTCTGGTCGATGTATTCCAGCCGCCACTTCCCGGCCGTCCTCGAGCTCTTCACCGCGGCGCGGTCGGATGGCGAATTGCGGGCCCATCTCGAGCCGATCGCCAGCCGGCACGAGCGCAACGTCCATCGCCTGGCGCGCGCGTACTTCCCCGAGGCCGCCCGCCTGGGGCGGCGCTTCGATGCGACGCTGGCGCTGGTGCTCGATGCGATGCAGGGCATGGCGTCGAGCGATGCGCGGCGCGGACCGGTGAGCATCGCCGCCCGTCTCGATTTCCTGCACGACATCGCCGCCGCCGCCCTGGCGAGCGCCACGGAGCCTTCGTGA
- a CDS encoding sterol desaturase family protein codes for MALEAALLAGTAWRGYERRDTVASLTMGSVNVLISIAGKALHFALLALVARAALFDIAPSWWSWPLLLLLGDLAYYWFHRLSHDVRFLWAAHVNHHSSERYNLSTALRQSWTTPFTLMLFYWPLALLGFPPAMILTGIALNTIYQFWIHTELIDRVGRLEAVLNTASHHRVHHGTNVQYLDRNHGGILILWDKLFGTFAAEGEPVRYGLTRNIHTFNPLRIAFHEWQALWRDVRRAATWRDRLAYCLAPPGWSPDGSSLTSRQLQARAAAEAAR; via the coding sequence ATGGCGCTCGAGGCGGCGCTGCTCGCCGGCACCGCCTGGCGCGGCTACGAGCGGCGCGACACGGTCGCCAGCCTGACCATGGGCAGCGTCAACGTGCTCATCAGCATCGCCGGCAAGGCGCTGCACTTCGCCCTGCTGGCGCTGGTCGCCCGCGCGGCGCTGTTCGACATCGCGCCGTCGTGGTGGAGCTGGCCGCTGCTGCTGCTGCTCGGCGATCTCGCCTACTACTGGTTCCACCGGCTGTCGCACGACGTCCGCTTCCTCTGGGCGGCGCACGTCAACCACCACTCGAGCGAGCGCTACAACCTGTCGACGGCGCTGCGCCAGTCGTGGACGACGCCGTTCACGCTGATGCTCTTCTACTGGCCGCTGGCGCTGCTCGGCTTCCCGCCGGCGATGATCCTCACCGGCATCGCGCTCAACACCATCTACCAGTTCTGGATCCACACCGAGCTGATCGACCGCGTCGGCCGGCTCGAAGCGGTGCTCAACACCGCCTCGCACCACCGCGTCCACCACGGCACCAACGTCCAGTATCTCGACCGCAACCACGGCGGCATCCTGATCCTCTGGGACAAGCTGTTCGGCACCTTCGCCGCGGAAGGCGAGCCGGTCCGCTACGGCCTGACGCGCAACATCCACACCTTCAACCCGCTGCGCATCGCCTTCCACGAATGGCAGGCGCTGTGGCGCGACGTGCGCCGCGCCGCCACCTGGCGCGATCGGCTCGCCTACTGCCTCGCCCCGCCGGGCTGGAGCCCGGATGGCTCCTCGCTCACCTCGCGCCAGCTCCAGGCGCGCGCCGCCGCCGAGGCGGCGCGGTGA
- a CDS encoding acyltransferase family protein, with protein MTHPSPVELAAAKVLLEPWRWLTAPRFSGLEHLPRDRPVLVAANHTLMGVLDAPLLVLGLHDHTGVFLRALGDHLHFRVPIWRDLLAHFGTVDGSRANCRRLMRAGESILVFPGGGREVFKHKREQYQLIWKERVGFVRLAVQFGYPIVPLAAVGAEECYDILVDSDELLQTPLGPLLRRIAPRPDEIPPLVHGIGPLPRPERFYFHLGRPIETAPWRGQQDDDALCLRLRERVRRAIQRGIRQLLADRARDPQRSLPARLLRQVRRATRPRSRPR; from the coding sequence GTGACCCACCCCTCGCCCGTCGAGCTGGCGGCGGCGAAAGTGCTGCTCGAGCCGTGGCGTTGGCTGACCGCGCCGCGCTTCAGCGGCCTCGAGCACCTGCCGCGCGACCGGCCGGTGCTGGTCGCCGCCAACCACACGCTGATGGGCGTGCTCGACGCGCCGCTGCTGGTGCTCGGCCTGCACGACCACACCGGCGTCTTCCTGCGCGCGCTCGGCGACCACCTGCACTTCCGCGTCCCCATCTGGCGCGACCTGCTCGCCCACTTCGGCACCGTCGACGGCAGCCGCGCCAACTGCCGGCGCCTGATGCGCGCCGGCGAGTCGATCCTCGTCTTCCCCGGCGGCGGCCGCGAGGTGTTCAAGCACAAGCGCGAGCAGTACCAGCTCATCTGGAAGGAGCGCGTCGGCTTCGTCCGCCTGGCGGTGCAGTTCGGCTACCCGATCGTGCCGCTCGCCGCGGTCGGCGCCGAGGAGTGCTACGACATCCTGGTCGACAGCGACGAGCTGCTGCAGACGCCGCTCGGCCCGCTGCTGCGCCGGATCGCGCCGCGGCCGGACGAGATCCCGCCCCTGGTCCACGGCATCGGCCCGCTGCCGCGACCGGAGCGCTTCTACTTCCACCTCGGCCGGCCGATCGAGACCGCGCCCTGGCGCGGCCAGCAGGACGACGACGCGCTCTGCCTGCGCCTGCGCGAACGCGTCCGCCGCGCCATCCAGCGCGGCATCCGCCAGCTCCTCGCCGACCGCGCCCGCGATCCGCAGCGCTCGCTGCCAGCGCGCCTGCTGCGACAGGTGCGTCGGGCGACGCGCCCGCGCTCCCGTCCCCGGTGA